The Pectobacterium wasabiae CFBP 3304 DNA segment CCCGTCATACTTCAAGTTGCATCTGTGGTCTTCAAAACATTAACGTCTTGTCCTGAAACTCGAATTATTTAGAGCATCTATATCAGAAACTTGTCCAATCTGATGCACCTGAGGCTGATGCACTGGCAGACGCTGGGAGCCTGGCAAGCGAGAGAGTCTGCGTTGCTGGCTTCGGTGTTGAGAGTCCATAGTTCGCTATTTTGAACACCGAGACTTCTCTGACAAGTTGATCCGCCTGTTCCTTGAGACTTTGTGCTGCCGCCGCAGATTCCTCCACCAACGCGGCATTCTGCTGTGTTGTCTGATCCATTTGGCTAACGGCAATACCGACCTGTTCGACTCCCGTCGACTGTTCAGCACTGGCGGAGCTAATCTCTGATACGGTATCGCTCAACTGCCGGATAGACTCCACAACCTGCTGCATCGTTTCCCCTGCTTTATTCACCAGCACAGAACCACGCTCGGTGCGTTCAACACTCGCAGTAATCAGATTTTTGATTTCTTTAGCAGCTTCTGCACTACGTTGCGCGAGGTTACGCACTTCACCCGCAACAACAGCAAACCCCCGTCCTTGTTCGCCCGCTCGGGCAGCTTCAACGGCGGCGTTAAGCGCCAAAATATTCGTCTGGAACGCAATACTATCGATGACGTTAATAATATCGACAATGCTGCGCGAACTATCATTAATGGCCTTCATCGTATCCACTACGTCATTGACAACATTCCCTCCCTGAAGCGCCACGGTGCTCGCATTTTGGGCTAGCGTATTAGCCTGGCGGGCATTGTCGGCATTATTTTTTACCGTCATACCTAATTGCGTCATGGTCGAAGACGTTTCTTCCAGCGCACTCGCCTGTTCTTCGGTCCGTGATGACAAATCAGCATTACCCTGAGCAATCTGCATACTGGCGGTGGCAACACTCTCTGCATTGTTTCTAACGCCAACCACCATTCGTGTCAGCGCCGCTTGCATTTCCTGCAT contains these protein-coding regions:
- a CDS encoding methyl-accepting chemotaxis protein encodes the protein MDLFKNIKIGNRLSLGFGVLIILTLILSSVGYYFMKNIGAEVDGITEDRMPKVDMVRDIQDILNTNVRTLRDIILLPGDKVQEKQALKAIIVKTTHSAGEIYKTLDSRINAGKGRELFNQLIDIRKQYSLSINKAVDYAMEGEDALATELVFGDIATVQSLYFTKLSELAALQVSFVDHSKQATKEYIHDALLWMLVLSIFSAVLGCFTAWLLTRSVTGPLSIALSSAKRISVGDLSGSIVVNNRDETGLLLEAMQEMQAALTRMVVGVRNNAESVATASMQIAQGNADLSSRTEEQASALEETSSTMTQLGMTVKNNADNARQANTLAQNASTVALQGGNVVNDVVDTMKAINDSSRSIVDIINVIDSIAFQTNILALNAAVEAARAGEQGRGFAVVAGEVRNLAQRSAEAAKEIKNLITASVERTERGSVLVNKAGETMQQVVESIRQLSDTVSEISSASAEQSTGVEQVGIAVSQMDQTTQQNAALVEESAAAAQSLKEQADQLVREVSVFKIANYGLSTPKPATQTLSLARLPASASASASGASDWTSF